The DNA region CCCACTGCGTCTGGCTCTCCCGCGCGGACATGGCCATCCTCCGGGATCGGGGGGTGTCCATCGTCCACAACCCGAGCAGCAACTTGCGCCTCTCGAGCGGCATCGCACCGGTGCGCGTCATGCGCGAGATGGGGCTGAGCGTCGCCTTCGGCGCGGACGGGATGGGGATCAACGACGACAACGACGTGCTCGCCGACCTGCGGCTCGGACATCTCCTCCAGCGGCTGCCGGGGGTGGATACGCCCCCCATCGCGCCGGAGGACTGGTACCGCCTGAACGTCCGCGGCGGCGCCCGGGTGATGCTGCAGGCGGATTCACTCGGCGCCCTCGCGCCCGGAAAGAAGGCCGACTTCATCCAGATCAGCCAGCGGCGGCTCCGCTACCCGGCCGCCAACCCGGAGCACGACCCGCTCTTCCTTCTTCTCCAGCGCGGGGTGGGGCGCGATGTGCACGGCGTGTGGGTCGGCGGGGAGCCCCTCATGCGGGAGGGAAAGATTCTGTGCGTGGATGAGGCCGCCCTCGCCGCGGAGATCCACCGCCTGTGGAGCGCCCGCTATCCGCGCGTTAATGCCCTGCGGCCCCTCTACCGTCATGTGGAGGAAAAAGTCCGAAAAGAGTTCGAGGCATGGGATCTCAACCTTCCGGGCGATCACCTTTATCAGTACAATGCGCACTGATGAGAAGGCCGCCCCGTTAGAGGAAGATTCATGCCTGAAGAAAGCGGAAGAACCTACCGGCATCACCACTCCCACTGGGGCGCCTTTACCGCCGAAGTCGAAGCGGGCCGCCTCGTCGATGTCCTTCCTTTCGAGAAAGACCCGCATCCCTCCCCCATTCTCCGCTCCATGCGCGATGGGCTTTATGCGGAAAACCGCGTGCTCCGGCCGGTGGTGCGGAAGGGCTGGCTGGAAAAAGGCCCGGAGAGCCGCGAGGGGCGCGGATGCGAGCCCTTCGTCGCCGTATCGTGGGAGAAGGCGCTCGATCTGGCGGCGGCCGAACTCGAGCGCGTCCGGAAGAATTTTGGAAACGAGGCCATCTTCGGCGGCTCCTACGGCTGGTCGAGCGCCGGGCGCTTTCATCACGCCAAATCACTCGTCCATCGGTTCCTCAACACCATCGGCGGCTTCACGGGACAGGTGCACACCTACTCCATCGCGGCCGGCTACTCGATACTTCCCTACACCATCGGGGGCTACGCGATCCTGCGCGATCAGTGCACCACCTGGGACAGCATCGCGGAGAACACGGGGCTGTTCATCATGTTCGGCGGAAACCCGCTCAAGAACATGCAGGTCGGCTCCGGCGGCCAGGGGATGCACACGGCCGAGGACTGGCTCCGCCGGGCGAAGGAGAGGGGCTGCCGCTTCGTGAACATCGGCCCCATCCGCCAGGACGCGGCGGACTTTCTGGACCCCGAGTGGATTCCGCTCCGGCCGGGCACCGATACCGCCCTCATGCTGGGGCTGGCCCACACGCTGCGCGAGGAAAATCTGCACGATGCGGATTTTCTCGCGCGCTGCTGCGAGGGATACGGAAAGTTCGAGTGCTACCTGAGCGGCGAGACCGACGGCACGCCCAAATCCGCCGAGTGGGCCGCCTCCATCTGCGAGGTAGACGCGGCCACCATCCGCTCCC from bacterium includes:
- a CDS encoding molybdopterin-dependent oxidoreductase, which produces MPEESGRTYRHHHSHWGAFTAEVEAGRLVDVLPFEKDPHPSPILRSMRDGLYAENRVLRPVVRKGWLEKGPESREGRGCEPFVAVSWEKALDLAAAELERVRKNFGNEAIFGGSYGWSSAGRFHHAKSLVHRFLNTIGGFTGQVHTYSIAAGYSILPYTIGGYAILRDQCTTWDSIAENTGLFIMFGGNPLKNMQVGSGGQGMHTAEDWLRRAKERGCRFVNIGPIRQDAADFLDPEWIPLRPGTDTALMLGLAHTLREENLHDADFLARCCEGYGKFECYLSGETDGTPKSAEWAASICEVDAATIRSLARRMAGARTMLSTNWSLQRGDHGEQPFWMTVTLAAMLGQIGLPGGGFGFGYGSMAGMGEPRQSIPAPALKLGVNRVKDHIPVAR